The proteins below are encoded in one region of Tomitella fengzijianii:
- a CDS encoding TIGR01777 family oxidoreductase encodes MGIVHSSIIDAPREEVFAWHGRPGALRRLIPPWQPMRAVEEASSPADGRAVLGLPGGLRWYAQHQPDEYDPPRRFVDQRVHGGWQTLPTAAAGPWRHEHEFSDAGNGRTRLTDTVHTPVPETLLRPTFAYRHRQLADDLAAHGRARAAGMAASVIAVTGASGMVGSALCAFLTTGGHRVIRLVRRDPAAPDERQWDPADPAPGALEGVDAVVHLAGAPIAGRFTDAHKAAVRDSRVGPTRRLAEAAARADDGPSVFVSASAIGYYGHDRPGEVLGEGAEAGSDFLAGVVRDWEDASGPAADAGLRTVQVRTGIVQSPLGGTLRLQRPLFAAGLGGPLGDGTQYLSWIDLDDLVDVYHRALHDAQLSGPVNAVAPHAVTAAEHAQTLARVLHRPALVPVPDLGPRLMLGAQGARELALADQHVAPEVLSVREHRFRRPHLEQCLRHQLGRDRGARLHAVT; translated from the coding sequence ATGGGAATCGTGCATTCGAGCATCATCGACGCACCCCGCGAGGAGGTCTTCGCCTGGCATGGCCGGCCGGGCGCCCTGCGCCGGCTGATCCCGCCGTGGCAGCCGATGCGCGCCGTCGAAGAGGCGTCCTCGCCGGCCGACGGCCGGGCCGTACTGGGACTGCCCGGCGGCCTCCGCTGGTACGCGCAACACCAGCCGGACGAGTACGACCCGCCGCGCCGCTTCGTGGATCAGCGCGTGCACGGCGGGTGGCAGACGCTGCCCACCGCGGCAGCGGGCCCGTGGCGCCACGAGCACGAGTTCAGCGACGCGGGCAACGGCCGCACGCGGCTCACGGACACGGTGCACACGCCGGTGCCGGAGACGCTGCTGCGCCCCACCTTCGCCTACCGGCACCGCCAGCTGGCCGACGATCTCGCGGCGCACGGCCGGGCGCGCGCCGCCGGCATGGCGGCTTCCGTCATCGCCGTCACCGGCGCGTCGGGCATGGTCGGCTCGGCGCTGTGCGCCTTCCTCACCACCGGCGGGCACCGGGTGATCCGCCTGGTGCGCCGCGACCCGGCCGCCCCGGACGAGCGGCAGTGGGACCCGGCCGATCCCGCGCCGGGCGCACTGGAGGGCGTCGACGCCGTGGTGCACCTGGCCGGCGCGCCGATCGCGGGGCGGTTCACCGACGCCCACAAAGCCGCGGTCCGCGACAGCCGCGTCGGCCCCACCCGCCGGCTCGCCGAGGCCGCCGCCCGCGCGGATGACGGCCCGTCGGTGTTCGTCAGCGCCTCGGCGATCGGCTACTACGGGCACGACCGCCCCGGCGAGGTGCTCGGCGAGGGCGCGGAGGCGGGTTCGGACTTCCTCGCCGGCGTCGTGCGCGACTGGGAGGACGCCTCGGGTCCGGCAGCCGACGCGGGCCTGCGGACGGTGCAGGTGCGCACCGGGATCGTGCAGAGTCCGCTCGGCGGCACGCTGCGCCTGCAGCGCCCGCTGTTCGCCGCCGGCCTCGGCGGGCCGCTCGGCGACGGCACACAGTATCTGTCGTGGATCGACCTCGACGACCTGGTCGACGTCTACCACCGCGCGCTCCACGACGCGCAGCTGAGCGGGCCGGTCAACGCGGTCGCCCCGCACGCGGTCACCGCGGCCGAACACGCGCAGACCCTCGCGCGGGTGCTGCACCGCCCGGCGCTCGTCCCCGTCCCGGACCTGGGCCCGCGCCTCATGCTGGGCGCGCAAGGCGCCCGTGAGCTGGCGCTGGCGGACCAGCACGTCGCCCCGGAGGTCCTGAGCGTGCGGGAGCATCGTTTCCGCCGCCCTCATCTGGAGCAGTGCCTGCGCCATCAGCTCGGCCGCGACCGCGGCGCCCGGCTGCATGCGGTCACCTGA
- a CDS encoding CsbD family protein yields the protein MSASDKFSNKAEELKGRAKEAAGAAADDEELQEEGRSDQASSQVKKGVEKLKDKADEAAARIVGDD from the coding sequence ATGAGCGCGAGCGACAAGTTCAGCAACAAGGCCGAGGAGCTCAAGGGCAGGGCCAAGGAGGCCGCGGGCGCCGCCGCCGATGACGAGGAGCTGCAGGAGGAGGGGCGGTCCGACCAGGCGTCCTCGCAAGTGAAGAAGGGCGTCGAGAAGCTCAAGGACAAGGCGGATGAGGCCGCCGCGAGGATCGTCGGCGACGACTGA
- a CDS encoding class I SAM-dependent methyltransferase — protein sequence MPDGTVIGDAAEPSPELPPAPRMILHDPTAFARRVGADGLIGFGEAYMAGDWASPDLDAVLTRLATRMTDLVPPRLQGLRRLYVRARPQRERNTAENARRNVAQHYDLSNDFFALFLDGTMTYSSGLFGAPGEPGSASGEAGTHATAAPATAAPASATAAPATVTAPPVPDPPPGWIDLAAAQRVKIDRLLDAAGVGPGTRLLEIGTGWGELCIRAAARGASVRSVTLSEEQQAEASSRVRAAGYADRVRIDLCDYRAVDGRYDAIVSVEMIEAVGHEYWTGYFRAVDGLLAPGGRFALQAITMPHDRMLRTRDTYTWIQKYIFPGGFLPSAQAIESVARRNTGLRVRESMSFGPHYAHTLRLWDRRSQTHSRRIAALGFDRTFRRMWHFYLCYSEAGFRSGYLDVQQIVLDRPGEHTAAARCGGPDGESG from the coding sequence CTGCCCGACGGCACGGTGATCGGCGACGCCGCCGAGCCGTCGCCCGAGCTTCCGCCCGCCCCGCGGATGATCCTGCACGATCCCACGGCGTTCGCGCGGCGGGTGGGCGCCGACGGGCTGATCGGTTTCGGCGAGGCGTACATGGCAGGGGACTGGGCGTCGCCGGACCTCGACGCGGTGCTCACCCGGCTGGCCACGCGGATGACCGACCTCGTTCCCCCGCGGCTGCAGGGCCTGCGCCGGCTCTACGTGCGCGCCCGGCCGCAGCGCGAGCGCAACACGGCGGAGAACGCGCGCCGCAACGTCGCGCAGCACTACGACCTGTCCAACGACTTCTTCGCCCTGTTCCTCGACGGGACGATGACGTACTCGAGCGGTCTGTTCGGCGCGCCGGGGGAGCCCGGGAGCGCTTCTGGGGAGGCGGGGACGCACGCGACGGCGGCACCCGCGACGGCGGCACCGGCATCGGCGACGGCGGCACCGGCGACGGTGACGGCGCCGCCGGTGCCGGATCCGCCGCCGGGATGGATCGACCTCGCGGCGGCGCAACGGGTGAAGATCGACCGGCTGCTCGACGCGGCCGGCGTGGGGCCGGGCACCCGGCTGCTGGAGATCGGCACCGGCTGGGGGGAACTGTGCATCAGGGCGGCGGCGCGGGGCGCGTCGGTCCGCTCGGTGACGCTCTCGGAGGAGCAGCAGGCCGAGGCGTCCAGCCGGGTGCGGGCCGCCGGCTACGCCGACCGGGTCCGGATCGACCTCTGCGACTACCGCGCGGTCGACGGGCGGTACGACGCGATCGTCTCGGTGGAGATGATCGAAGCCGTCGGGCACGAGTACTGGACCGGCTACTTCCGCGCGGTGGACGGGCTGCTGGCCCCCGGCGGCCGCTTCGCGCTGCAGGCCATCACCATGCCGCACGACAGGATGCTGCGCACCCGGGACACCTACACCTGGATCCAGAAGTACATCTTCCCCGGCGGGTTCCTGCCGTCCGCCCAGGCCATCGAGTCGGTGGCCCGCCGGAATACGGGCCTGCGTGTGCGGGAGTCGATGTCGTTCGGCCCGCATTACGCGCACACGCTGCGCCTGTGGGACCGGCGCAGCCAGACGCACAGCCGGCGGATCGCCGCGCTGGGCTTCGACCGGACGTTCCGGCGGATGTGGCACTTCTACCTGTGCTATTCGGAGGCCGGGTTCCGCTCCGGATACCTGGATGTGCAGCAGATCGTGCTCGACCGGCCGGGCGAGCACACGGCGGCCGCCCGATGCGGCGGCCCGGACGGGGAAAGCGGGTAG
- a CDS encoding NAD(P)/FAD-dependent oxidoreductase, with product MTDPHTAPASGPRRVAVVGSGIAGLMAAHVLSRHDHVTLFEADGRLGGHADTHRVDLGDGRGVDVDTGFIVHNDRTYPTLLRLFGELGVRTRETDMSMSVRNAATGLEYAGARGLGGLFPTPRNLTRPRYLHLLAEVPRFHRAARRTLAAPADGPDAAETLTAFLARHGFGRYFTDNFVVPLVAAVWSCDPRLAGEYPARYLFAFLEHHGMLTVFGSPTWRTVAGGSARYVEAVAAGIAHVRTEAPVLRVTRFLGGGVRLAHLQGRGAAVSEDLFDAAVIAVHPRQALGLLDTPTEFEREVLGAMPYSVNEALLHTDESVLPRARRARASWNQLTPAESTGADGVVVTYDLSRLMRLDELVTDRRFLVTLGGADRVDPASVIDRMTYEHPIYTPASVAAQARLPELDTDTVAFAGAYHGWGFHEDGALSGLRAAERIGGSWDRPRTRAASAARR from the coding sequence ATGACCGACCCGCACACCGCCCCGGCGTCAGGCCCGCGCAGGGTCGCGGTGGTCGGCAGCGGCATCGCGGGTCTCATGGCGGCGCACGTGCTCTCCCGTCACGACCACGTGACGCTCTTCGAGGCCGACGGCCGGCTCGGCGGCCACGCGGACACGCACCGCGTCGACCTCGGCGACGGCCGCGGCGTCGACGTGGACACCGGTTTCATCGTCCACAACGACCGCACCTATCCGACGTTGCTGCGGCTGTTCGGCGAGCTGGGCGTCCGCACCCGCGAGACGGACATGTCGATGTCGGTCCGCAACGCGGCCACCGGCCTCGAGTACGCGGGCGCCCGCGGTCTCGGGGGCCTGTTCCCGACGCCGCGGAACCTGACGCGCCCGCGTTACCTGCACCTTCTCGCCGAGGTTCCGCGGTTCCACCGGGCAGCGCGCCGCACCCTGGCGGCGCCCGCCGACGGCCCGGACGCGGCCGAGACGCTCACGGCGTTCCTGGCCCGGCACGGCTTCGGCCGCTACTTCACCGACAACTTCGTGGTCCCGCTGGTGGCGGCGGTGTGGTCGTGCGATCCCCGCCTGGCCGGCGAGTACCCGGCCCGCTACCTGTTCGCGTTCCTCGAGCACCACGGCATGCTCACCGTCTTCGGCTCGCCCACGTGGCGCACCGTCGCGGGCGGTTCGGCGCGGTACGTCGAGGCCGTCGCCGCCGGGATCGCGCACGTGCGGACGGAGGCCCCGGTGCTGCGGGTGACGCGGTTCCTGGGCGGGGGAGTGCGGCTGGCCCACCTGCAGGGCCGGGGGGCCGCCGTCTCCGAGGACCTGTTCGACGCCGCGGTGATCGCCGTGCATCCCCGGCAGGCGCTGGGCCTGCTCGACACGCCGACGGAGTTCGAGCGCGAGGTGCTGGGGGCCATGCCGTACTCGGTCAACGAGGCGTTGCTGCACACCGACGAGTCCGTGTTGCCGCGGGCCCGCCGCGCACGGGCGTCGTGGAACCAGCTGACCCCGGCGGAGAGCACGGGCGCGGACGGCGTCGTCGTCACCTACGACCTGTCCCGGTTGATGCGGCTCGACGAGCTGGTCACCGACCGGCGCTTCCTCGTCACCCTCGGCGGGGCGGACCGCGTCGACCCCGCCTCCGTGATCGATCGGATGACCTACGAGCATCCGATCTACACGCCCGCGTCCGTCGCGGCCCAGGCGCGGCTGCCGGAACTCGACACGGACACCGTCGCATTCGCCGGCGCGTACCACGGTTGGGGCTTCCACGAGGACGGCGCGCTCTCCGGGCTGCGCGCCGCCGAGCGGATCGGCGGCAGCTGGGATCGCCCGCGCACCCGGGCTGCGAGTGCGGCACGGCGGTAG
- a CDS encoding SRPBCC family protein, with the protein MHEEKTVTMQAPLEAVWELVSDVTRIGEFSPETFEAEWRGGATGPAVGARFRGHVRRNEVGPTYWTPCTVLVCEPQREFTFGVGSADNPITRWGYRLASRADGAGVDVTETFDFTSALWARPYWILLGALRGRRIRNDMRRTLERMRDVVEA; encoded by the coding sequence ATGCACGAAGAGAAGACGGTCACCATGCAGGCTCCACTCGAGGCGGTCTGGGAGCTCGTCAGCGACGTGACGCGCATCGGCGAGTTCTCACCGGAGACGTTCGAGGCGGAATGGCGCGGCGGCGCGACCGGGCCCGCCGTGGGCGCCCGGTTCCGCGGCCACGTGCGCCGCAACGAAGTCGGCCCCACCTACTGGACCCCCTGCACGGTGCTGGTGTGCGAACCGCAGCGCGAGTTCACCTTCGGCGTCGGATCCGCCGACAACCCCATCACCCGCTGGGGGTACCGCCTGGCGTCGCGGGCGGACGGCGCCGGGGTGGACGTGACGGAGACGTTCGATTTCACCTCCGCGCTGTGGGCACGTCCCTACTGGATCCTCTTGGGCGCGCTGCGGGGACGGCGCATCCGCAACGACATGCGCCGCACCCTGGAGCGGATGAGGGACGTGGTCGAAGCGTGA
- a CDS encoding sigma-70 family RNA polymerase sigma factor: MSAWQRAGDTSDPAALLGRLSGGDREAFADFYRVTSARVYGMALRVLRDPGYAEETVQEVYLQVWRTASSFDPARGSAMSWLITLAHRRAIDRVRSEQASSDRDNVYGAADTAAGYDDVAEAVVRNDEQRAVSDCLETLTAVQRSSVDLAYYGGLTYRQVAERLQVALPTIKSRMRDGLARLRDCLGGQSRDHGGRAHD; the protein is encoded by the coding sequence GTGAGCGCATGGCAGCGCGCAGGCGATACCTCCGACCCGGCCGCGCTGCTGGGCCGGCTCTCCGGCGGTGATCGGGAAGCCTTCGCCGACTTCTACCGCGTCACCAGTGCGCGGGTCTACGGCATGGCGCTGCGGGTGCTGCGCGATCCGGGCTACGCCGAGGAGACCGTCCAGGAGGTCTACCTGCAGGTATGGCGCACGGCGTCCTCGTTCGACCCGGCCCGGGGGTCCGCCATGTCCTGGCTGATCACGCTGGCGCATCGGCGGGCCATCGACAGGGTGCGCAGCGAGCAGGCGAGCTCGGACCGTGACAACGTCTACGGCGCAGCCGACACGGCGGCCGGCTACGACGACGTCGCCGAGGCCGTCGTCCGCAACGACGAGCAGCGGGCGGTTTCGGACTGTCTGGAGACTCTCACCGCCGTTCAGCGTTCCAGCGTGGACCTCGCCTACTACGGCGGGCTGACCTACCGGCAGGTCGCCGAGCGGCTGCAGGTGGCACTGCCCACCATCAAGTCCCGGATGCGCGACGGACTGGCGCGGCTGCGCGACTGCCTCGGCGGGCAGAGCCGAGATCACGGGGGGCGGGCCCATGACTGA
- a CDS encoding SDR family NAD(P)-dependent oxidoreductase has translation MVVPGYSRVGYAVRSRLRGGDAFAEGDAAGRALSGATVVVTGANSGIGKAAAAQLAGLGAEVVMLVRNTGRGAAARDEILRGHPRARIRVERCDVSDLDDVRSAAARLRSSLPKLDALVHNAGVLPESRAESAQGHEITLATHVLGPVLLTEELLPLLARAHRPRVVFVSSGGMYTQPLHAEDPEYLGGSYRGATAYARTKRMQVALLPNLAEQLSGADVTVAAMHPGWVETPGVAASLPGFHRLAGGLLRSPDEGADTITWLVATDRELPDARFWHDRAPRAEHYLWRTRYSVADRNALWRYVRGAVAA, from the coding sequence ATGGTCGTCCCCGGCTATTCGCGCGTGGGGTACGCGGTGCGGTCGCGGCTGCGGGGCGGCGACGCGTTCGCAGAAGGCGACGCTGCAGGCCGCGCGCTCTCGGGCGCCACCGTCGTCGTGACCGGCGCGAACTCGGGCATCGGCAAGGCCGCCGCGGCACAGCTCGCCGGGCTGGGCGCCGAGGTGGTCATGCTCGTGCGGAACACAGGTCGAGGCGCGGCCGCGCGCGACGAGATCCTCCGTGGCCATCCGCGGGCCCGCATCCGCGTCGAGCGCTGCGATGTGTCGGACCTCGACGACGTGCGGTCCGCCGCGGCGAGGCTACGGTCGTCGCTTCCGAAGCTGGACGCCCTGGTGCACAACGCCGGGGTGCTGCCGGAATCGCGGGCCGAATCGGCGCAGGGGCACGAGATCACGCTGGCCACGCACGTCCTGGGCCCCGTCCTGCTGACGGAGGAGCTGCTGCCCCTGCTGGCACGGGCGCACCGGCCGCGGGTCGTGTTCGTCTCGTCCGGCGGCATGTACACCCAGCCGCTGCACGCCGAGGACCCCGAGTACCTCGGCGGGAGCTACCGCGGCGCCACCGCCTACGCGCGGACCAAACGCATGCAGGTCGCGCTGCTGCCGAACCTCGCCGAACAACTTTCGGGCGCGGACGTCACGGTGGCGGCGATGCACCCCGGCTGGGTCGAGACCCCCGGCGTGGCGGCATCACTGCCGGGATTCCACCGGCTGGCGGGCGGGCTGCTCCGCAGCCCCGACGAGGGCGCCGACACCATCACGTGGCTCGTGGCGACCGACCGGGAACTTCCCGACGCGCGCTTCTGGCACGACCGGGCGCCGCGTGCCGAGCACTACCTGTGGCGTACACGCTATTCCGTGGCCGACCGGAACGCTCTCTGGCGCTACGTGCGCGGCGCGGTGGCGGCCTGA
- a CDS encoding anti-sigma factor — MTDQMPITGPHGDDELLDLAAVYALDAVDDAERGAIDAVVADADPTVRDEFRRRVREHREALADYAKSTEQQPPADLLAGIMARIDADPDAARRPESDSDAAGPASSDPDAPGPASSGPASSSPASAGPVPPEPVSLDEARLRRRRRWTRGLGSAAAAAILVFGGVVIGDRIAGGPEAPPPAAQVFAASDVRTSAVDVAGGTATVVYSREANAAVLLMDGVAAPDPDTVYQLWLLGPDHSPTSVGVMESAEVTPSTQAVVEDIDTSTQFGISLEPPGGSPQPTNVLATVGLT, encoded by the coding sequence ATGACTGATCAGATGCCGATCACCGGCCCGCACGGCGACGACGAGCTGCTGGACCTGGCCGCCGTCTACGCCCTCGACGCGGTCGACGACGCGGAGCGCGGTGCCATCGACGCGGTGGTGGCGGACGCGGACCCGACGGTGCGCGACGAGTTCCGCCGGCGCGTCCGCGAGCACCGCGAGGCGCTGGCCGACTACGCGAAATCCACCGAACAACAGCCGCCCGCCGACCTGCTCGCCGGCATCATGGCGCGGATCGACGCGGACCCGGATGCGGCGCGGCGCCCGGAGTCCGATTCGGATGCTGCTGGGCCCGCATCGTCCGATCCGGACGCTCCGGGTCCTGCATCGTCCGGCCCCGCTTCGTCAAGCCCCGCATCGGCCGGGCCCGTTCCGCCTGAACCCGTGTCCCTGGACGAGGCGCGGCTCCGGCGGCGCAGGCGCTGGACCCGTGGCCTGGGATCGGCCGCCGCGGCGGCGATCCTGGTGTTCGGCGGCGTCGTGATCGGTGACCGGATCGCCGGCGGCCCCGAGGCGCCGCCGCCCGCGGCCCAGGTTTTCGCGGCGTCGGACGTGCGCACCAGCGCGGTCGACGTCGCGGGCGGCACCGCCACGGTGGTGTACTCGCGGGAAGCGAACGCCGCGGTGCTGCTCATGGACGGTGTCGCAGCTCCCGACCCGGACACGGTCTACCAGCTGTGGCTGCTGGGACCGGATCACTCGCCGACCTCGGTGGGCGTGATGGAATCGGCCGAGGTCACGCCGTCCACGCAGGCGGTCGTCGAAGACATCGACACCTCCACGCAGTTCGGGATCAGCCTCGAGCCGCCCGGCGGTTCCCCGCAGCCGACGAACGTCCTCGCCACCGTGGGCCTGACCTGA
- a CDS encoding STAS domain-containing protein produces MPNLQTSPLIDACTTEPGDAQHTLNIACRRCTNAPAPRHIVSAAGDIDARSHDDFVAALDAIRSARPSGIVLDLTGVDFIGSEGLAALAEFAATAESAGARWALCAHTPVARLLHVLDLDGAIVVHGTIEEAAAAIGAPAATTAPPADPFRACADHGFS; encoded by the coding sequence GTGCCAAACCTGCAGACAAGCCCCTTGATCGATGCGTGCACGACGGAGCCCGGGGACGCGCAGCACACCCTGAATATCGCCTGCCGCCGGTGCACCAACGCGCCCGCGCCACGTCACATCGTTTCCGCCGCAGGCGACATCGATGCGCGTAGCCATGACGACTTCGTCGCCGCACTGGACGCGATCCGATCCGCACGCCCGAGCGGAATCGTGCTGGACCTGACCGGAGTCGACTTCATCGGATCCGAGGGGCTGGCCGCGCTGGCGGAGTTCGCGGCCACGGCCGAAAGTGCGGGCGCCCGGTGGGCGCTGTGCGCGCACACGCCCGTCGCGCGCCTTCTCCACGTACTGGACCTCGACGGGGCCATCGTCGTCCACGGCACCATCGAGGAAGCCGCCGCGGCGATCGGCGCGCCTGCCGCGACGACTGCACCGCCGGCGGACCCATTCCGCGCCTGCGCCGACCACGGGTTCTCGTAA
- a CDS encoding helix-turn-helix transcriptional regulator: protein MTPIRLALVNDYEIVVRGLATMLRSYDDVARVVELDANTTVGDRVDIALYDSFAATQADRGDARELASHPLVDKLVVYSWNVDDRLVTAALANGAAGYISKSLPASKLVAGLVDVHQGRQQVHPGEPGARPVGGDWPGREEGLTQREAEVLALITQGFSNEEIAGRSSLSINSVKTYIRSCYRRIGVTSRSQAVLWGVEHGFRPDRIRLRPRYDR from the coding sequence ATGACCCCGATACGCCTTGCCCTCGTGAACGACTACGAGATCGTCGTCCGCGGTTTGGCGACGATGCTGCGGTCGTACGACGACGTGGCACGGGTCGTCGAGCTCGACGCGAACACCACTGTGGGCGACCGGGTGGACATCGCGCTGTACGACTCGTTCGCCGCGACGCAGGCGGACCGCGGCGACGCGCGCGAGCTCGCCTCGCACCCGTTGGTGGACAAGCTGGTCGTCTACTCGTGGAACGTGGACGACAGGCTGGTCACCGCGGCCCTGGCCAACGGGGCCGCCGGCTACATCTCCAAGAGCCTGCCGGCGAGTAAGCTCGTCGCCGGGCTGGTGGATGTCCACCAAGGCCGTCAGCAGGTCCATCCGGGCGAGCCGGGCGCCCGGCCGGTGGGCGGCGACTGGCCAGGCCGGGAGGAAGGCCTCACCCAGCGCGAGGCCGAGGTGCTGGCACTGATCACGCAGGGGTTCAGCAACGAGGAGATCGCCGGCAGGTCCAGTCTGTCGATCAACTCCGTCAAGACCTACATCCGCTCGTGTTATCGGCGGATCGGGGTCACCAGCCGCTCGCAGGCGGTGCTGTGGGGCGTGGAACACGGGTTCCGGCCGGATCGCATCCGGCTCCGGCCGCGGTACGACCGATGA
- a CDS encoding MMPL family transporter, translated as MNREARNGPHVLRWLLPAVAILAWLVIGGVGGPLIGQLASVQSNSQTSYLPGSAESTRAAELQKQFADSDTVPAVLVADRADDQPVAGADAEYLRSLSEWATGPGAVAQRGSPPITSDDGQAIEMVLPVDAADTADSVDALRTHISTTAPDGLRVLVSGPAGQAADLGVAFSGIDGLLLGVAGAVVFVILVIVYRSPLLPIFVLLSAVFALAGAGAVVYLLATSDVVTLNGQSQGILFILVFGAATDYALLLVSRFREELHLDGRRVPAVLRAWRGVLAPVAASAGTVILGVLCLMLSELNSNRSLGPIAAIGIAAAFAASMTFLPAVLALTGRAAFWPLRPAITGRSVRDAEDASGSERTGLWWTIARKVDAHHTAVWVVSALVLAVCAAFTPQLKASGIPQSDFFLTEVDSVDGQSVLSEHFPGGSGSPVLIFARQDAAAQVVDQVREVPGVAPGVSPVTQSGAPGGPPKVVDGRVQIQATLQSAADSGAAESAVRGIRDAVHAIPGADAVVGGTTATQLDTQDTAARDRNVVIPAVLVVVLAVLMLLLRAVVAPVLLLATVVLSYAATLGVGALVFNHVFHFPGADPTVPLFAFVFLVALGVDYNIFLMTRVREESARHGTREGVRRGLAVTGGVITSAGIVLAATFGALAVIPLIFLAQVAFLVAFGVLLDTIIVRSALVPALTLQIGDRVWWPSKLGRGGAGAHDDSPAAPGESARLQDS; from the coding sequence GTGAATCGGGAAGCGCGCAACGGACCGCACGTTCTGCGCTGGCTGCTGCCTGCCGTCGCGATCCTCGCCTGGCTGGTGATCGGCGGCGTCGGCGGGCCGCTGATCGGGCAGCTCGCCAGCGTCCAGTCCAACTCGCAGACCTCCTACCTGCCCGGGTCGGCCGAGTCCACGCGGGCGGCGGAGTTGCAGAAGCAGTTCGCCGATTCCGACACCGTGCCCGCCGTGCTGGTGGCCGACCGGGCCGACGATCAGCCGGTGGCCGGCGCGGACGCCGAATACCTGCGCTCGCTGTCGGAATGGGCGACGGGCCCCGGGGCGGTGGCGCAACGGGGCTCGCCGCCGATCACCTCGGACGACGGCCAGGCCATCGAGATGGTGCTGCCCGTGGACGCGGCGGACACCGCTGATTCCGTCGACGCGCTGCGCACCCACATCTCCACCACCGCGCCGGACGGTCTGCGCGTGCTCGTCAGCGGCCCCGCCGGCCAGGCGGCGGACCTGGGCGTGGCGTTCTCCGGCATCGACGGTCTGCTCCTGGGCGTGGCGGGGGCGGTCGTGTTCGTCATCCTCGTCATCGTCTACCGCAGCCCGCTGCTGCCGATCTTCGTGCTGTTGTCCGCCGTGTTCGCGCTCGCGGGTGCGGGCGCGGTGGTCTACCTGCTGGCGACGTCGGACGTGGTCACGCTCAACGGGCAGAGCCAGGGCATCCTGTTCATCCTGGTGTTCGGCGCCGCCACCGACTATGCGCTGCTGCTGGTGTCGCGTTTCCGCGAAGAGCTGCACCTCGACGGCCGTCGGGTCCCCGCGGTGCTCCGGGCCTGGCGGGGCGTGCTGGCGCCCGTCGCCGCGTCGGCGGGCACGGTGATCCTGGGCGTGCTGTGCCTGATGCTCTCCGAACTCAATTCCAACCGGAGCCTGGGGCCCATCGCCGCCATCGGCATCGCGGCCGCGTTCGCCGCGTCGATGACCTTCCTGCCCGCGGTGCTCGCCCTCACCGGGCGCGCGGCATTCTGGCCGCTGCGCCCCGCGATCACCGGCCGCAGCGTGCGCGACGCGGAGGACGCCTCCGGGAGCGAACGCACGGGCCTGTGGTGGACCATCGCGCGCAAGGTGGACGCGCACCACACCGCGGTGTGGGTGGTCTCCGCGCTGGTGCTCGCGGTGTGCGCGGCGTTCACCCCGCAGCTGAAGGCCAGCGGCATCCCGCAGTCCGATTTCTTCCTCACCGAGGTCGATTCCGTCGACGGGCAGTCGGTGCTCAGCGAGCACTTCCCGGGCGGCTCGGGATCGCCGGTGCTGATCTTCGCGCGCCAGGACGCCGCCGCCCAGGTGGTGGACCAGGTGCGGGAGGTGCCCGGGGTGGCGCCCGGCGTCTCGCCGGTGACGCAATCCGGGGCGCCCGGCGGCCCGCCCAAGGTGGTCGACGGCCGCGTCCAGATCCAGGCCACGCTGCAATCGGCCGCGGACTCGGGCGCCGCCGAGTCGGCCGTCCGCGGCATCCGCGATGCGGTGCACGCGATCCCGGGGGCGGACGCCGTGGTGGGCGGGACCACCGCGACGCAGCTCGACACCCAGGACACCGCCGCGCGCGACCGCAACGTCGTCATCCCCGCGGTGCTCGTGGTGGTGCTCGCGGTGCTGATGCTGCTGCTGCGGGCCGTCGTCGCGCCGGTGCTGCTGCTGGCCACCGTCGTGCTCTCGTATGCCGCGACACTCGGGGTGGGCGCGCTGGTGTTCAACCACGTGTTCCACTTCCCCGGCGCGGATCCCACGGTGCCGCTGTTCGCGTTCGTGTTCCTCGTCGCCCTGGGAGTGGACTACAACATCTTCCTGATGACGCGGGTGCGCGAGGAGTCCGCGCGGCACGGCACCCGCGAGGGCGTGCGCCGCGGGCTCGCCGTGACGGGCGGCGTGATCACGTCGGCGGGGATCGTGCTGGCGGCCACCTTCGGCGCGCTCGCGGTGATCCCGCTGATCTTCCTCGCCCAGGTGGCCTTCCTGGTGGCGTTCGGCGTGCTGTTGGACACGATCATCGTGCGCTCGGCCCTGGTCCCGGCGCTGACGCTGCAGATCGGCGACCGTGTCTGGTGGCCGTCGAAGCTCGGCCGCGGCGGGGCCGGTGCGCATGACGATTCACCGGCGGCGCCCGGTGAATCCGCCCGGCTGCAGGATTCATGA